A part of Aegilops tauschii subsp. strangulata cultivar AL8/78 chromosome 2, Aet v6.0, whole genome shotgun sequence genomic DNA contains:
- the LOC141040805 gene encoding uncharacterized protein, giving the protein MYMFMETYKIKWNYSTGYYPQANGAIEAFNKTLGKILKKTVTRHTRDWHDRLFESLWTYHITVRTPTQATPFSLVYGSEAVLPLEVQLPSLWVALQEGLTQDE; this is encoded by the coding sequence ATGTACATGTTCATGGAGACGTACAAAATCAAGTGgaactactccaccggctactaccCTCAAGCCAACGGGGCGATCGAAGCCTTCAACAAGACGCTCGGCAAGATACTCAAGAAGACGGTGACAAGGCACACGAGAGACTGGCACGATCGCCTcttcgagtccttatggacgtaCCACATTACAGTCCGTACCCCGACACAGGCTACTCCATTCTCTCTCGTTTACGGGAGTGAAGCTGTCCTGCCACTGGAGGTCCAGCTACCCTCTTTATGGGTGGCTCTCCAGGAAGGACTCACCCAAGATGAATAG